The window TACAGGGCGGGCCGTACCGGCGACCATTTCATGGATCTCGCCAAAACCGGGGGCATCCAGAAATTCTGCCATCCCAATTCCCTGCTCACCTTTCAGGAATACCTGCTCGACTACGCAAGCCCGCAGACCCGCACGGAAGGCGAACAACTCATTAAACGCGAACTGGAAGCCCAGCCCGAATCCCGCCGCCAGAAGCTGCAAAGCCTGCTGGCGCGTATCCGAAACGGAGAAAGGGACTTATACATCTGATTGCACATGCAATGGCCCTTGCCATGACAGAAGCCCGGCAACAGCTCCGATACGAAGCAATAAAAAGGGGCGGGATATAACTCCCGCCCCTTTCTTCATTCATATGGCAGTGTCCGGCACTACCTGGAATCCTGCTTCACCTTGAGATATTTCTCGGTAATACGATCTACCGTGCCGTCTTCATACATTCCCTTGAGGGCCTCATTCATACGCGCAATAAGTGCATCCCGTTCCGGCACGCCGGACATCTTGGAAACTATGAGATACGCCCCCTTTGGAGGCACAACCGGAACCGGCAAAGCTACCACCCTGCCCGCAAGGCCCTGCTGGTCAAGAAGGGTCATGGTTTCATAATAATTTGCCACGATGCAATCCAGCCTGCCATGCAGGAGTTTCTGGATGTTGGAATCCGTATCACCGACCTCCTCCACCACGAACCTGCCTTCGGAAGCGGCCTGAGCAAATTCATCCCCCAGACAAAACCCCCGATTGGTACCAATACGTTTTCCGAACAAGTCCTTCGCACAGGAAAAGGTAAACTCGGATCCTTTCAGAACAAAAACACTATAGATGCTGTTATGGATGGGATACTGCAGATACGTAGCGTAAGCTGCCCTTTCCTTTGTATAAAAAGCGGAGAAACCTGCGTCACTGAATCCCGTTTCCACATTGGAAAGCACCCTGTTCCATGGATACGTCTCAATGTCGCAGGAATAGCCTATTCTTGCACATAATTCGGTTACAACCTCAATATCTATCCCCTCTGCTCGGCCATCCCGCTCCATAACGAAGGGATAGAAGTCCTGGAGGGTAGAGATATGAAGGTTCTTCTGCCTGGCATGGCAAACGGAACAGCAACCGACAGCAAGGGCGACTATCCACAACAGAAAAACCAACCGCCTCATGCTGCCCCCTTGCATTTCTGGCGTATTATAACATCAATTGATGGTCCTCAAACCTTACAAAAGCCTCCCATGTTTAGTACGGCGCACAAAAAAAGTAAATCACCAAGATTTAAATATTAATGGTAACCAAACACAATATCGCATCCAACCTGCTTACAGGATTTCCGACTGGCTAAAAACAAGGCTGCCCGACTATTCGGCTGTGCGGAGCGGCGGATGCCCCACCTGCTCAGGCCACTTCCTACACGGCCTCCCGAGCGAGACTGTCTATCTCAAGTGGCTCGCTGGCTTCCTCGTTACGGGCAAGGGTAATGGCGCTCTTTGCGCACTGGAACCGACATACTCCGCACCCCATGCACAATCCGGCATCCACAACCGCCACAGCGTCTTTCATACGAATGGCGCTGAACTGACATTTCTTTGCGCACTTGCCGCACCCGACGCAGAGCTCTTCATCCACCTGCGCCAGATACCCTGAGGATTCCAGCATGGGAACGCCGTTGAAGTGGGCGCGCATGGCCCCGCAACAGCACGCGCAGCAATTGCAGATGGCATAATAACGCCCCAGTACCGCCTCCTTGAAAAAGGCATGGGTCACATGACCTCGCCGATTCTCCTGCTCAATCACGCGCACGGCTTCGTCCGGCGTGATGCGACGGCTCTTGTCGGGATGATGCTCTTCTATGAAGGTCACAAAGGGTTCGCCAACGATCATGCACACATCTATCGGCAAGCAGGGATTCTCGCTGTTCACGCGGCAGGGGCAGTCGAAGAGCACAATATGGTCGGGATGTTCCAAAATAAGGTCTTTTGCCGAGGAATACGGCAACACCTTTTCCAGATTGGGGAGGGCAATATTCCGCCTTACCATGATCAGCTTGCGGGCGGATTCGGTCCGCAGAACCTTGCCGTGGTATGTGTCCGCAAAGCCGCCGGTTCCCTTGGCGGAGGCAAAATCGCCTTCCTTCCAGAGGCCAAGGCGGTCGGCTATCCAGCACAGAGGCTCGTTGAGATACCGGGCAAGGGGATGATGCCCCTTGCCGATGCCGATGTAGAAATAAGGAAAACGCAAATAGAAATAGCCGTGCAGAAACTCCGCAAAGGAGAAGTCCTCTTTCTTGCGGAACTCCCTGTACAACTGCACAGTGGAAGGATGGGCCATGTGCTCCAGCACTCGTTCAAACTGCAACATGTCGTATATCTCCTTTCGTGCCGTGTGGTCCCTGAAAGCGGACGAAAGAGACATAGGAATCATGAAGGGAACCTGCCGGAACCATACCCTATTTCATAAAAGGGTAACAAGCATTGAGTCAGTCTGACTGCTTGCTCCGTCTGTAGCCGTGGGGAAAAACAGGATCATAGAGTTTGGAATAGCGTTCTGATCCGTCTTCGCCGGGAAGAACGAGAAACACGGTCTGGCGGGTCAGGCCA is drawn from Desulfovibrio mangrovi and contains these coding sequences:
- a CDS encoding transporter substrate-binding domain-containing protein, whose product is MRRLVFLLWIVALAVGCCSVCHARQKNLHISTLQDFYPFVMERDGRAEGIDIEVVTELCARIGYSCDIETYPWNRVLSNVETGFSDAGFSAFYTKERAAYATYLQYPIHNSIYSVFVLKGSEFTFSCAKDLFGKRIGTNRGFCLGDEFAQAASEGRFVVEEVGDTDSNIQKLLHGRLDCIVANYYETMTLLDQQGLAGRVVALPVPVVPPKGAYLIVSKMSGVPERDALIARMNEALKGMYEDGTVDRITEKYLKVKQDSR
- a CDS encoding ATP-binding protein; translation: MLQFERVLEHMAHPSTVQLYREFRKKEDFSFAEFLHGYFYLRFPYFYIGIGKGHHPLARYLNEPLCWIADRLGLWKEGDFASAKGTGGFADTYHGKVLRTESARKLIMVRRNIALPNLEKVLPYSSAKDLILEHPDHIVLFDCPCRVNSENPCLPIDVCMIVGEPFVTFIEEHHPDKSRRITPDEAVRVIEQENRRGHVTHAFFKEAVLGRYYAICNCCACCCGAMRAHFNGVPMLESSGYLAQVDEELCVGCGKCAKKCQFSAIRMKDAVAVVDAGLCMGCGVCRFQCAKSAITLARNEEASEPLEIDSLAREAV